A part of Paenibacillus donghaensis genomic DNA contains:
- a CDS encoding arginine--tRNA ligase: protein MISEVIRASLQKSISSVCSSLGMEWDGEWSGVIPLEQPAHAEHGDYSSSLAMQLAKRLRKPPIVIAGLVKAEMEQQGCCGGLLSRVEVAAPGFVNLYVDWREWAVRSFDYPAVAQGKIAIEHTSVNPNKSMHVGHLRNACIGDALARLLRTTGNEVEVHNYVDDLGNQLADTVVGLLHVPLEGEHIRFGDYCWDVYASVNREYAQQPEMTAKRTEMLHALEQGKGNEAWLGNLTAERIVREHVEEMHSFGIDYDLLVWESSIVRGGFWNATFQLLQQTPVFVKETAGKLAGCWVLKVSGGDGEQTEEQSEEHHQDKVLVRSNGILTYTAKDIAYHLWKFGLLEQDFLYKPFTSGVSTTSPAGQQQPYGQARSVINVIDYRQEYPQAMVKQALEVLGYAEQADQLHHVSYGVVSLSPASADELGLDTSDLRSSYAMSGRQGIGVKVSELLQRMETVIENARPDSSGLTSREIATAAIRYYLLRFNLGTEIVFDFKQATEISGNTGVYLMYTFARASSVLSKAQLPIPADAALLAFPALPEPAENGLLRQLAAWQDTLYTASQELTPNTICSYAHTLATLFNNFYGACPILKGEPATILFRLWLTSRFRDTFGEVLEVLGLPAPERL, encoded by the coding sequence GTGATCAGCGAAGTCATTAGAGCAAGTCTGCAAAAAAGCATATCCAGCGTATGCAGTAGCTTGGGCATGGAGTGGGACGGAGAGTGGAGTGGGGTTATTCCTCTGGAGCAGCCTGCCCACGCGGAGCATGGGGATTATTCCAGCAGTCTGGCTATGCAGCTGGCCAAACGCCTGCGCAAGCCGCCTATAGTGATAGCCGGGCTGGTGAAGGCTGAAATGGAGCAGCAAGGCTGCTGCGGCGGTCTGCTGAGCAGGGTCGAGGTTGCGGCCCCGGGTTTCGTGAACCTATACGTGGACTGGCGGGAGTGGGCGGTGCGCTCTTTTGATTATCCGGCAGTGGCACAGGGCAAAATCGCCATAGAACATACTTCGGTCAACCCCAATAAGTCCATGCATGTAGGCCACCTGAGAAACGCCTGCATCGGGGATGCCTTGGCCAGGCTGCTCAGAACAACAGGCAACGAGGTAGAGGTCCATAACTATGTCGATGATTTGGGGAATCAGCTGGCAGATACGGTCGTTGGATTACTGCATGTCCCCCTGGAAGGCGAGCATATCCGTTTCGGCGACTACTGCTGGGATGTGTATGCCAGTGTCAATCGGGAGTATGCGCAGCAGCCTGAAATGACAGCCAAACGTACAGAGATGCTGCATGCGCTGGAGCAAGGCAAGGGCAACGAAGCCTGGCTTGGCAATCTGACAGCAGAGCGGATTGTCCGGGAGCATGTCGAGGAGATGCACAGCTTCGGCATAGACTACGATCTGCTGGTCTGGGAGAGCAGTATTGTAAGAGGCGGATTCTGGAATGCTACCTTCCAGCTGCTGCAGCAGACACCCGTGTTTGTGAAGGAAACAGCCGGCAAGCTTGCCGGGTGCTGGGTGCTGAAGGTTTCCGGCGGTGACGGGGAGCAGACGGAAGAACAATCGGAGGAGCATCACCAGGATAAGGTGCTGGTGCGTTCGAACGGGATTTTGACTTATACGGCCAAGGATATTGCCTATCATCTGTGGAAATTTGGCCTGCTCGAGCAGGACTTTCTGTACAAACCGTTTACAAGCGGCGTTTCAACTACAAGCCCTGCCGGGCAGCAGCAGCCCTATGGACAGGCGCGCAGCGTTATTAACGTCATTGACTACAGACAGGAGTATCCGCAAGCGATGGTCAAGCAGGCACTGGAGGTGCTGGGATATGCCGAACAGGCGGATCAGCTTCATCATGTGAGCTATGGCGTGGTTTCACTCAGTCCCGCTTCAGCGGATGAGTTGGGCCTGGACACCTCCGATCTTAGAAGCTCCTACGCCATGTCTGGCCGTCAGGGGATCGGGGTCAAGGTGTCAGAACTGCTGCAGCGGATGGAAACAGTGATTGAGAACGCCCGGCCTGACAGCAGCGGGCTTACCAGCCGCGAGATAGCCACCGCAGCGATCCGTTATTACTTGCTGCGCTTCAATCTGGGGACGGAGATCGTGTTTGATTTCAAACAGGCGACGGAAATCTCCGGCAACACCGGCGTATACCTGATGTATACTTTTGCCCGTGCCAGCAGTGTATTGAGCAAAGCACAGCTCCCTATCCCAGCAGATGCGGCACTGCTTGCCTTCCCTGCACTGCCCGAGCCTGCAGAGAATGGACTGCTGAGACAGCTGGCAGCGTGGCAGGACACGTTGTATACGGCAAGCCAGGAGCTGACACCCAATACCATCTGCAGCTACGCCCATACGCTGGCTACGTTGTTCAACAACTTTTACGGTGCCTGCCCCATCCTCAAAGGGGAACCTGCCACGATTCTCTTCCGGCTCTGGTTGACCTCCCGGTTCAGGGATACCTTTGGCGAGGTGCTTGAGGTGCTGGGACTGCCGGCGCCTGAGCGTTTGTAA
- a CDS encoding DEAD/DEAH box helicase, with amino-acid sequence MGNSVPERIIRLLCGDSFYKQGLSYYQSGWVELSEAYDIELEDSYGENYITSQYSAIVQGEGENYQLEAYIRSDNDVDAECTCPDFQASASGRYCEHIAAMLIAILNQEQKEGRKGAGRVPQGPAPHSTSSASPRAADGHSRDQQIVNSMLGLFERSKVRPGSTGRFVDLRTPLRLEIICKPYQYRHGGSMLGVELKVGPGRMYIVQQARVFLEHVQRGEPYTFSRHFSYDPALHSFGREDHAILLKLIEAWQQEQLYRDGISSYASTRADQGGDRLLPVPPLLWNSLAPLLIAAPSVYLQQGHLLVETLQFSDDIPPLRFGFEPDGEGYRLQIEGLEQLTVLQDYGLVLSEGRLLKVAEAGCRQLAEMNVLLGSSRRNGIGISPEQMEPFMDKVIPGLQKLGQVQIADSIASRIVQTQLSARLYLDRVKDRLLAGLEFQYGDIILNPLEEQARGTKVILIRDTEAERRILELMEQGSFAATESGYMLHEEEAEYDFLYHTVPLLEELLEIYATSAVKARLVTGASTPKASLSWNEKTDWLDFKFDMAGIPETEIVQILHSLQDKRKYYRLPNGALLPLESAEFQEIISFMNELGLHQVDLQSATMSLPVLHGLNLKSPYDKSDAVKIGKSFRQLLADMQNPDHLDFPVPESLIPVLRDYQQHGFQWLKTLAHYRFGGILADDMGLGKTLQSIAFLLSELDSIRESGQPALIVAPASLVYNWLNELKKFTPQLRAVIADGNLTERSRILQSPAGADVIITSYPLLRRDVKLYKGRSFHTLILDEAQTIKNHATQTAQAVQVLQARHRFALTGTPVENTLEDLWSIFSTVLPGLFPGKKAFHDLPRETVAQRARPFLLRRLKRDVLKELPDKIESLQASELLPEQKKLYVAYLAQLQKEALKHLNKDSFFGQSRIKILAGLTRLRQLCCHPALFVEGYTGGSAKFEQLLEIIEECRSSGKRMLVFSQFTEMLGLIGRELGVQGVPYFYLDGQTPASQRVELCDRFNQGNRDLFLISLKAGGTGLNLTGADTVILYDLWWNPAVEQQAADRAHRMGQKNVVQVIRLVAQGTVEDKMYELQQKKKNLIDEVIQPGQEGLSTLTEQDIRSLLLL; translated from the coding sequence GTGGGCAACAGTGTACCGGAACGCATCATCAGGCTGCTCTGCGGCGACTCCTTCTATAAACAGGGACTGTCGTATTATCAGTCAGGCTGGGTGGAATTGTCCGAAGCGTACGACATAGAGCTAGAGGATAGCTACGGGGAGAATTACATCACTTCCCAATATTCTGCCATCGTTCAGGGCGAAGGGGAGAACTATCAGCTTGAAGCCTATATCCGCAGCGATAATGATGTGGATGCAGAATGTACCTGTCCTGACTTTCAGGCATCCGCATCAGGCCGTTACTGCGAGCACATTGCCGCCATGCTGATTGCTATCCTTAACCAGGAGCAGAAAGAAGGCAGAAAGGGCGCGGGGCGGGTGCCGCAAGGGCCTGCCCCGCATAGCACAAGCTCCGCCAGTCCCAGAGCAGCAGACGGACACAGCAGAGACCAACAGATTGTGAACAGTATGCTGGGGCTGTTCGAGCGCAGCAAGGTTCGTCCCGGCAGCACCGGAAGATTCGTCGATCTGCGTACGCCGCTGCGCCTGGAGATCATCTGCAAGCCATATCAATACAGGCATGGCGGCAGTATGCTGGGCGTCGAGCTTAAGGTGGGACCGGGGCGGATGTATATTGTACAGCAGGCCCGAGTGTTCCTGGAACATGTGCAGCGGGGGGAGCCTTACACCTTCTCCAGGCATTTCAGCTATGATCCTGCCCTGCACAGCTTCGGCAGGGAGGATCATGCTATACTGCTTAAGCTTATAGAGGCCTGGCAGCAGGAGCAGCTATACCGCGATGGGATCAGCTCTTATGCGTCAACCCGTGCGGACCAAGGCGGGGATCGGCTGCTGCCGGTCCCTCCTCTGCTCTGGAACAGCCTTGCGCCGCTGCTTATTGCAGCTCCGAGTGTCTATCTGCAGCAAGGCCATCTGCTGGTGGAGACACTTCAGTTCTCAGACGATATTCCTCCACTGCGCTTCGGGTTCGAGCCGGATGGGGAAGGGTACCGACTGCAGATCGAGGGCTTGGAGCAGCTGACCGTGCTGCAGGATTACGGACTGGTGTTATCCGAAGGCAGACTGCTGAAGGTAGCAGAGGCAGGCTGCAGGCAGCTGGCCGAGATGAATGTCCTGCTCGGCTCCTCCCGCAGAAACGGGATTGGAATCTCGCCGGAGCAAATGGAGCCTTTTATGGACAAGGTCATACCCGGACTGCAGAAGCTCGGTCAAGTACAGATCGCTGACAGTATTGCCAGCCGGATTGTGCAAACCCAGCTGTCTGCCAGGCTCTATCTCGACCGGGTCAAAGACCGCCTGCTCGCCGGGCTGGAGTTTCAATACGGCGACATTATTCTTAATCCACTGGAAGAACAGGCGCGCGGCACTAAGGTGATTCTAATTCGTGATACCGAAGCCGAACGCCGCATTCTTGAGCTGATGGAACAGGGCTCCTTCGCAGCTACAGAGAGCGGTTATATGCTGCATGAGGAAGAAGCGGAATATGATTTCCTCTATCATACCGTGCCTTTGCTGGAAGAACTGCTGGAAATCTACGCAACCTCAGCGGTTAAAGCACGGCTGGTGACCGGAGCGTCAACACCCAAAGCGAGCCTGAGCTGGAATGAGAAGACGGACTGGCTGGACTTCAAATTCGATATGGCGGGTATCCCGGAAACGGAAATTGTCCAGATTCTGCATTCGCTTCAGGATAAACGCAAATATTACCGCTTGCCGAACGGGGCGCTGCTGCCGCTGGAGAGCGCGGAGTTCCAGGAGATTATCAGCTTCATGAATGAGCTGGGTCTCCATCAGGTTGACCTTCAGAGCGCGACCATGTCACTGCCCGTTCTGCACGGCCTGAATCTTAAATCTCCCTATGACAAAAGCGATGCTGTCAAAATCGGCAAATCATTCCGGCAATTGCTGGCCGACATGCAGAACCCGGACCATCTGGATTTCCCGGTGCCGGAGAGTCTGATCCCAGTGCTGCGTGATTACCAGCAGCATGGTTTCCAGTGGCTGAAGACCCTGGCCCACTACCGTTTCGGGGGCATATTGGCCGACGATATGGGCCTTGGCAAAACGCTGCAGAGTATCGCCTTTCTGCTCTCTGAGCTGGACTCCATCCGTGAGAGCGGTCAACCGGCGCTGATTGTCGCTCCCGCCTCGCTGGTCTATAACTGGCTGAATGAGCTTAAGAAGTTCACGCCGCAGCTGCGTGCGGTCATTGCTGACGGGAACCTAACGGAGCGCAGCCGCATCTTGCAGAGTCCTGCCGGAGCAGATGTGATCATCACCTCCTACCCACTGCTGCGCAGAGATGTCAAGCTGTATAAGGGTAGGAGCTTCCATACCCTGATTCTAGACGAGGCGCAGACGATCAAGAACCATGCCACCCAGACCGCACAGGCCGTTCAGGTGCTTCAAGCCCGGCACCGGTTCGCCCTAACCGGAACACCGGTAGAGAATACGCTGGAGGATCTGTGGTCGATCTTCAGCACCGTGCTGCCGGGACTGTTCCCGGGCAAAAAAGCTTTTCATGATCTGCCCCGGGAAACCGTTGCCCAGCGGGCACGCCCTTTTCTGCTGCGCCGTTTGAAGCGTGATGTACTGAAGGAGCTGCCTGACAAGATTGAATCGCTGCAGGCTTCAGAGCTGCTGCCAGAGCAGAAGAAGCTGTATGTCGCCTATCTCGCCCAGCTCCAGAAGGAGGCGCTTAAGCATCTGAACAAGGACAGCTTCTTCGGCCAGAGCAGGATCAAGATTCTAGCCGGACTGACGCGGCTGCGTCAGCTGTGCTGTCACCCTGCTCTGTTCGTGGAAGGGTATACCGGAGGGTCCGCGAAGTTCGAGCAGCTGTTGGAGATTATCGAGGAGTGCCGCAGCTCGGGCAAGCGGATGCTGGTATTCTCGCAGTTCACCGAGATGCTGGGCCTGATCGGGCGGGAGCTTGGAGTGCAGGGGGTGCCATACTTCTACCTGGATGGCCAGACTCCCGCTTCGCAGCGGGTGGAGCTGTGCGACCGGTTCAATCAAGGCAACCGCGACCTGTTCCTGATCTCCTTGAAGGCAGGCGGCACCGGCCTCAACCTGACCGGTGCCGACACCGTTATTCTCTACGACCTGTGGTGGAACCCGGCGGTGGAGCAGCAAGCCGCCGACCGCGCCCACCGGATGGGACAGAAGAACGTGGTCCAAGTCATCCGCCTGGTTGCCCAGGGCACCGTCGAGGACAAGATGTACGAGCTGCAGCAGAAGAAAAAAAATCTGATCGACGAAGTCATCCAGCCCGGACAGGAGGGCTTGTCCACCTTGACGGAGCAGGATATCCGCTCGCTGCTGCTGCTTTGA
- the asnB gene encoding asparagine synthase (glutamine-hydrolyzing): protein MCGITGFIEWRGDLTQHSQLLVQMTETLANRGPDAAGTWISGPIAFGHRRLSVIDPENGAQPMITRHEENTYAIVYNGELYNAPELKQELKQRGHQFRTQCDTEVLLHAYIEWGPDCAGKLNGIFAFAVWDGLRDQVFLARDRLGVKPLFYSQGDDVFVFGSEPKALLQHPKVRPEIGAEGLAEIFIIGPARTPGQGVYKDMKELRPGHAMIYSREGLKSYAYWQLESFAHTDNVEETAAKVRELLQDTLERQLVSDVPVCSLLSGGLDSSALTALAVDYYNRNGQGQVDTYSVDYVDNDKFFKSHSFQPGADAPWIKRMVDELKTNHHYVAFDTPELVEALDNALYSRDLPGMTDVDSSLYLFCREIKKNATVAISGEAADEIFGGYPWFHREEMLSSGTFPWSVAPKMRAELLTPEIFEWIRPLEYLSDRYSDAVAEVPKLDGETGKQAQMRVMSYLNITRFMPTLLDRKDRMSMGVGLEVRVPFCDHRLVQYVWNIPWEIKTVGNREKGILRKAMEGILPDDVLYRKKSPYPKTHNPAYLNAVRQQMLHILDDPSSPILGLIDAAQIREIAASPESSSNLPWFGQLMSGPQLFAYLSQVNLWLKTYNVSIK from the coding sequence ATGTGCGGAATAACCGGATTTATTGAATGGCGCGGCGATCTTACCCAGCACTCGCAGCTGCTGGTCCAAATGACTGAAACGCTGGCAAACCGCGGGCCCGACGCAGCCGGCACCTGGATTTCAGGCCCTATCGCGTTCGGACACCGCAGACTTAGTGTAATCGATCCAGAAAACGGCGCACAACCGATGATTACCCGCCATGAAGAGAATACGTACGCAATCGTGTACAACGGGGAGTTGTACAACGCCCCTGAGCTTAAACAAGAGCTGAAGCAGCGCGGACACCAGTTTCGCACCCAATGCGATACTGAGGTTCTGCTGCATGCCTATATTGAATGGGGACCGGATTGTGCCGGGAAGTTGAACGGAATTTTTGCCTTTGCTGTGTGGGACGGTCTGCGTGATCAGGTGTTCCTGGCACGTGACCGACTTGGTGTGAAACCTCTCTTCTACAGCCAGGGCGACGATGTGTTTGTCTTCGGCTCCGAGCCCAAAGCGCTGCTGCAGCATCCCAAGGTCCGGCCGGAGATCGGCGCAGAAGGGCTGGCAGAAATCTTCATCATTGGTCCGGCCCGCACCCCCGGCCAAGGCGTATACAAGGATATGAAAGAGCTTCGCCCGGGCCACGCCATGATCTACAGCCGCGAAGGCCTGAAGAGTTATGCTTATTGGCAGCTGGAGAGCTTCGCCCACACCGACAACGTGGAAGAGACGGCGGCCAAGGTCCGCGAGCTGCTGCAGGATACACTGGAGCGCCAGCTGGTGTCGGATGTTCCGGTCTGCTCCCTGCTCTCCGGGGGGCTGGATTCGAGCGCGCTGACCGCACTGGCGGTCGATTATTACAACCGCAATGGCCAAGGCCAGGTCGATACGTATTCGGTGGACTATGTGGACAATGACAAGTTTTTCAAAAGCCATTCCTTCCAGCCCGGAGCCGACGCCCCATGGATCAAACGGATGGTGGATGAGCTGAAGACGAACCATCATTATGTAGCCTTTGATACGCCTGAGCTGGTGGAAGCGCTGGACAATGCGCTGTATTCCCGCGATCTGCCGGGGATGACGGATGTGGATTCGTCGCTGTATTTGTTCTGCCGCGAGATCAAAAAGAACGCCACCGTCGCCATCTCCGGCGAAGCCGCAGATGAGATCTTCGGCGGCTACCCGTGGTTTCACCGTGAGGAAATGCTCAGCTCAGGCACCTTCCCATGGTCGGTGGCGCCGAAGATGCGCGCAGAACTGCTCACCCCGGAAATATTCGAATGGATTCGTCCGCTGGAATACTTAAGCGACCGCTACAGCGACGCTGTAGCCGAGGTTCCGAAGCTGGATGGGGAGACCGGCAAACAGGCGCAGATGCGTGTGATGTCCTACCTCAACATTACCCGCTTCATGCCTACGCTGCTGGACCGCAAGGACCGGATGAGCATGGGCGTCGGCCTGGAGGTCCGCGTGCCTTTTTGCGATCACCGGCTGGTGCAGTATGTATGGAACATTCCATGGGAGATCAAGACGGTCGGCAACCGTGAAAAAGGCATCCTGCGCAAAGCGATGGAAGGTATCCTGCCGGACGATGTGCTCTATCGCAAAAAAAGCCCTTATCCCAAGACGCATAACCCGGCTTACCTGAACGCTGTACGCCAGCAGATGCTGCATATTCTCGATGATCCCTCCTCTCCTATTCTTGGCTTGATTGACGCTGCCCAGATTCGTGAAATCGCCGCTTCACCGGAATCATCCAGCAATCTGCCCTGGTTCGGGCAGCTGATGTCCGGGCCGCAGCTCTTCGCTTATCTGTCCCAGGTCAATCTGTGGCTGAAGACGTACAACGTCTCGATTAAATGA
- a CDS encoding aldo/keto reductase: MSEMNGPFSGGPTLNDGATMPWLGLGVWQTKDGEEVIHAVKSAIETGYRSIDTAAGYKNEEGVGQGIRDSGVPREEIFVTTKLWNGDQGYESTLQAFEVSRRKLGLDSLDLYLIHWPVPGKYRDSWKALVHLQKEGLVKSIGVSNFQIHHLKDIIEDTGVVPAVDQVEFHPLLTQRELLKYTKETGIQLEAWSPLMQGNLDLPLLKELAAKYGRTPAQIVLRWDLQQGVITIPKSVHAERIVENAGFFDFTLSDDDVKAIEELNEDNRFGPDPDNFNF; this comes from the coding sequence ATGAGTGAAATGAACGGACCATTCTCGGGCGGACCTACGCTGAACGACGGGGCAACCATGCCTTGGCTGGGGCTGGGTGTCTGGCAGACGAAGGATGGCGAAGAGGTTATCCATGCCGTGAAGTCAGCGATTGAGACAGGCTACCGCAGCATTGATACCGCTGCCGGCTATAAGAACGAAGAAGGTGTTGGACAAGGCATCCGCGATTCCGGAGTCCCCCGTGAAGAAATATTCGTGACCACGAAGCTCTGGAACGGTGACCAGGGATATGAATCCACGCTGCAGGCATTCGAGGTCAGCCGCCGCAAGCTGGGGCTGGACAGCCTGGATCTGTACCTGATCCACTGGCCGGTGCCCGGCAAGTACCGTGACAGCTGGAAAGCGCTGGTGCATCTGCAGAAGGAAGGGCTGGTCAAGTCCATCGGCGTCAGCAACTTCCAGATCCATCATCTGAAGGATATCATCGAGGATACCGGTGTGGTGCCTGCGGTGGACCAGGTGGAATTCCACCCGTTGCTGACCCAGCGTGAACTGTTGAAATATACCAAGGAGACCGGCATTCAGCTGGAGGCCTGGAGTCCCTTGATGCAGGGGAATCTGGACCTGCCGCTTCTGAAGGAGCTGGCGGCCAAATATGGCAGAACTCCGGCACAGATTGTTCTGCGCTGGGACTTGCAGCAGGGAGTAATCACCATTCCGAAGTCGGTTCATGCCGAGCGGATTGTGGAGAACGCGGGATTCTTCGACTTCACGCTCAGCGATGACGATGTGAAAGCAATCGAGGAACTGAATGAGGATAACCGTTTCGGACCGGACCCGGACAATTTTAATTTCTAA
- a CDS encoding ABC transporter ATP-binding protein: protein MNTEIRIENLSKRFGQKQALRNVSLYFETGMYGLLGRNGAGKTTFMRVLSTLLNKSGGTVTVCGIPVENAKEVRKLVGYLPQDFSVYPGMTVYQAMDYLGTLSELSSSERAKRIPMLLQKVNLDDCHKLKVKALSGGMKRRLGIAQALLHDPRVLIVDEPTAGLDPEERIRFRNLLCEMAADRIVILSTHIVEDIEKTCQNIAILDKGQIIYQGSLLDFVGDEAGLENAYMKKMGAQQ, encoded by the coding sequence ATGAATACCGAAATCAGAATTGAGAATTTATCGAAACGCTTCGGACAGAAACAAGCCCTGCGCAATGTTTCCTTGTATTTTGAAACGGGAATGTATGGGCTGCTGGGCAGAAATGGTGCCGGCAAAACGACCTTTATGCGAGTACTGTCGACCTTGCTGAATAAATCTGGCGGAACGGTCACCGTATGCGGCATCCCCGTCGAGAATGCGAAGGAAGTCCGCAAGCTGGTTGGCTATCTGCCTCAGGATTTCTCGGTCTATCCGGGGATGACTGTCTACCAGGCGATGGATTATCTGGGCACGTTGTCTGAATTATCAAGCTCGGAACGGGCCAAGCGTATTCCCATGCTGCTGCAGAAGGTCAATCTTGACGATTGCCACAAGCTTAAGGTTAAAGCCCTGTCGGGAGGAATGAAACGCAGGTTGGGCATCGCCCAGGCGCTGCTGCATGATCCCCGCGTGCTGATTGTGGATGAGCCTACGGCGGGACTGGACCCGGAGGAACGCATCCGCTTCCGCAACCTGCTCTGTGAGATGGCAGCAGACCGGATTGTCATTCTTTCCACCCATATTGTCGAGGATATCGAGAAGACATGTCAGAACATCGCGATTCTGGACAAGGGGCAGATTATCTACCAGGGGTCCTTGCTCGATTTTGTGGGAGATGAAGCGGGTCTGGAGAATGCTTATATGAAAAAGATGGGGGCGCAGCAATGA
- a CDS encoding RNA polymerase sigma factor — protein MELRVSKAGNGGEIVADDNELMARVQTGDKQAYEELVLRYRMKAIAFAASFVRDLYTAEDIVQECFVKVYLRRASYRPDYSFHTYLFTVIRNQCIDYLRASKTRHKMDAELADELSDGHTPEEILANRENTKQIYEALNQLEGDYKTALYLFAIADFSYKEIASTMSKTVPQIKILLYRARKKFKNQYKGVEIN, from the coding sequence GTGGAATTACGTGTAAGTAAGGCCGGGAATGGAGGAGAGATTGTGGCTGACGACAATGAACTGATGGCCCGGGTCCAGACAGGGGACAAACAAGCCTATGAGGAGCTCGTGTTGAGGTACCGGATGAAAGCAATCGCCTTCGCGGCCAGCTTCGTTCGTGATCTGTATACAGCGGAAGATATCGTGCAGGAGTGTTTCGTCAAAGTTTATCTCCGCAGAGCGTCTTACCGGCCTGATTACAGCTTCCATACCTATTTATTTACGGTAATCCGCAATCAATGCATCGATTACTTAAGAGCCAGCAAGACCAGACACAAGATGGATGCAGAGCTAGCCGATGAGCTGAGCGACGGGCACACACCGGAAGAGATATTGGCTAATCGGGAGAATACCAAACAGATCTACGAAGCTCTAAACCAACTGGAGGGCGACTACAAAACAGCCTTGTATCTGTTCGCGATAGCGGATTTCAGCTACAAGGAAATTGCCAGCACCATGAGCAAAACGGTGCCCCAGATCAAAATCCTCCTGTACAGGGCCAGAAAAAAATTCAAAAACCAATATAAAGGGGTTGAAATCAATTGA
- a CDS encoding ABC transporter permease — MMSLFFKECRQISRSIIYLVFIGVVVLFYFSQLGNSVGADIREAQSSAEYNSINPLMKPPPDAKSYGSKAAEIPEQVMPGAIASLVFEHLQNGYTAYPIAFYKNVKLNAKEQAQVADIITEITGTTPEVIMDINAEEKAIPLVVSYETFRTKMAEVDDLIGGGSKYALDGLKEFGNAPITYEEKLADYQNFIEEDRITGAYARLFSDYMGITLALFSIFVPVSFLMRDRRARMNELIYSRRFGSSRLILCRYWAMILMLLLPIVLLSLIPLVQLIGYGMRNNVSVNLWAFLTYIAAWLLPTVMVTTAVGFLLTTLTDTPIAIAVQFLWGFLDISANKNLLGGDYGAELSIRHNTLDNLQAMKDGFTALTLNRSLYALFSLLLIMATILIYELKRRGKLDIYGRVQKIFTNRKSAAKADTLH; from the coding sequence ATGATGAGCCTGTTCTTTAAAGAATGCCGGCAGATTTCGAGAAGCATTATCTACCTGGTATTTATCGGCGTCGTTGTACTCTTCTACTTCTCGCAGCTGGGCAACTCCGTCGGAGCAGATATCAGGGAAGCACAGAGCTCTGCGGAATATAACAGCATAAACCCTTTAATGAAACCTCCTCCGGATGCCAAAAGCTATGGAAGCAAAGCTGCGGAGATTCCCGAGCAGGTCATGCCCGGCGCCATCGCCAGCCTTGTGTTCGAACATCTGCAGAATGGATATACTGCCTACCCGATTGCTTTCTATAAGAACGTGAAGCTGAATGCCAAGGAGCAGGCTCAAGTTGCGGACATCATCACCGAGATCACCGGAACTACTCCCGAGGTCATTATGGATATCAACGCAGAAGAAAAGGCAATCCCTTTGGTAGTCTCTTATGAAACATTCCGCACAAAGATGGCTGAAGTGGACGACCTGATTGGCGGCGGATCCAAGTACGCACTGGACGGGTTGAAGGAATTCGGCAACGCTCCAATCACCTACGAAGAGAAGCTCGCGGATTATCAGAATTTCATTGAAGAGGACAGGATCACAGGTGCTTATGCCCGGCTGTTCTCGGATTACATGGGGATTACCCTGGCGCTGTTCTCTATATTTGTACCCGTTTCTTTTCTAATGAGAGACCGCAGAGCCAGAATGAACGAGCTGATCTATTCCCGGAGGTTCGGTTCCAGCCGCTTGATTCTGTGCAGATACTGGGCCATGATCCTCATGCTGCTGCTCCCTATCGTGCTGCTCTCCCTGATTCCGCTGGTCCAGCTGATCGGCTATGGGATGCGAAATAATGTTTCCGTCAACCTGTGGGCCTTTCTTACCTATATTGCGGCCTGGCTGCTGCCAACAGTTATGGTTACAACCGCCGTCGGATTTCTGCTGACAACGTTGACCGATACCCCCATTGCCATAGCGGTTCAGTTCTTATGGGGATTTCTGGATATTTCTGCCAACAAAAACCTTCTCGGTGGGGATTATGGCGCGGAGCTGAGCATTCGACACAACACGCTGGACAATCTGCAGGCGATGAAGGACGGCTTCACTGCGCTCACCCTTAACCGGTCACTCTACGCGCTGTTCTCTCTACTGCTAATTATGGCGACAATCCTGATTTATGAGCTGAAACGAAGGGGGAAGCTGGATATCTATGGTCGTGTGCAGAAAATATTTACAAATCGCAAAAGTGCAGCTAAAGCTGACACTCTTCATTAA